Proteins co-encoded in one Juglans regia cultivar Chandler chromosome 16, Walnut 2.0, whole genome shotgun sequence genomic window:
- the LOC109014330 gene encoding putative clathrin assembly protein At1g03050, whose protein sequence is MQRGFRRVFTVLREKSCVSYAKIATVIGACDVDLIIVKATAPDDLPLPEKCILELLKIFSISQSSLRAFSLGFTRRFGKTRCWRVALKCLLLFHRLLRSVPEESSFRSELLWARSNGLITLYPCRFRDDSSSSASEEYTAFIRSYAQLLDEALDCFALDSRPAEDYEEDQEQEVLPGTTLCEKMKEVGRLLVVLPQLLSLIDRVMDCRPTAEAARSFLVRSAMKHIIRDSFSCYMMLRTEIVVVLDNLFQLPYRSCMSAFAVYKKAAVQANQLCEFYEWGKCKGLCGSYEYPFVDRIPHIQITALEIFFNGMWQMTESSSSPASRSSSESTFTDQDDVEEQVVWREMVKNTTASKWENFEEEEEEEEEDHTNLVRNSGRDEEEMEPLIKFEDDDDEKVGWDWEALLEASVNVYSCTSPKALLNEYTENWRRINGPGGYEASNNRWKMMQICKPNAINPFSQPHCMPSSYGSLEINNIYVHGYNQNKSLMIMDA, encoded by the coding sequence ATGCAGAGGGGATTCCGGCGGGTTTTCACTGTTTTAAGAGAGAAGAGCTGCGTAAGTTATGCCAAAATTGCTACGGTGATTGGCGCTTGCGACGTTGATCTAATCATCGTAAAAGCAACGGCTCCGGACGACTTACCGTTACCGGAGAAGTGCATCCTGGAGCTGTTGAAAATCTTCTCCATTTCTCAATCTTCCTTGCGAGCATTTTCACTCGGCTTCACTCGCCGTTTTGGCAAGACTCGTTGCTGGCGTGTTGCTCTCAAGTGTCTACTTCTTTTTCACAGGCTGCTCAGGTCAGTCCCTGAGGAAAGCTCATTTCGGTCGGAGCTACTTTGGGCTCGATCTAACGGCCTGATCACTCTCTACCCATGTCGCTTCCGGGACGATTCTTCTTCCTCGGCATCTGAAGAATACACCGCTTTTATCAGGTCCTACGCTCAGCTCCTCGACGAAGCTCTCGATTGCTTTGCGTTAGATAGCAGGCCGGCAGAAGATTACGAAGAAGACCAAGAACAAGAAGTACTGCCCGGTACTACTTTATGTGAGAAGATGAAGGAAGTCGGACGACTGCTTGTAGTTTTGCCACAGCTCCTGAGCCTCATCGATCGCGTAATGGACTGCAGGCCTACAGCGGAGGCAGCACGAAGCTTTCTTGTCCGGTCAGCCATGAAACACATCATTCGCGATAGTTTCAGTTGTTACATGATGCTCCGAACGGAGATAGTTGTGGTTTTGGACAATCTTTTCCAATTGCCATACCGGAGTTGTATGTCGGCGTTTGCTGTGTACAAGAAAGCGGCGGTCCAGGCAAATCAGCTTTGTGAGTTTTACGAGTGGGGTAAGTGCAAAGGACTTTGTGGGTCTTACGAATACCCTTTCGTTGATCGGATTCCACATATACAAATCACAGCTCTCGAGATTTTCTTCAATGGAATGTGGCAGATGACGGAGTCCTCATCCTCACCGGCATCACGATCATCGTCAGAGTCAACTTTTACGGATCAAGACGATGTTGAAGAACAGGTGGTTTGGAGGGAGATGGTGAAAAATACTACTGCTAGCAAGTGGGAAaactttgaagaagaagaagaagaagaagaagaagaccatACTAATTTGGTAAGAAATTCTGGGCGGGATGAGGAAGAGATGGAGCCGTTGATCAAGTtcgaagatgatgatgatgaaaaggtTGGATGGGACTGGGAGGCTCTTTTAGAAGCTTCTGTGAATGTGTACTCATGCACTTCTCCAAAAGCCTTGTTGAACGAGTATACTGAAAATTGGAGGAGAATTAATGGACCAGGAGGATATGAGGCTAGTAATAATAGATGGAAGATGATGCAGATATGCAAGCCCAATGCCATCAATCCTTTCAGTCAGCCTCATTGCATGCCGAGTTCTTATGGATCACTTGAGATTAACAACATATATGTCCATGGATATAACCAGAATAAATCATTAATGATCATGGACGCATGA